The Acidovorax sp. RAC01 genomic sequence CCATCATGATTTCGAAGCTGAGCGAGGTGTCGGGCCCGTTGTAGCGCAGCCAGAGCGCCAGCATGGCGCCGGCCACCGTGGCAAACAGCGCCGACAGCACGCTGGAGGTGGTGCGGTACACCACCACGCGGTAGCCGATGGCCTCGGCACGGAACTCGTTTTCGCGGATGGCCTGCAGCACGCGTCCGAAGGGTGAGTTGACGATGCGCAGCAGGGCCAGCACCAGCGCCACGGCGGTGATGAACAGCAGGTAGTAGCAGATGAGCCGCCCGTCGATCGTCACGCCCAGAAACGGGTCGTCAAACGGCTCGAAGCTGGCCGAGAGCACGCCCGGCACCTTGAAGGTGAGCCCGTCTTCGCCACCGGTGATGTCCGACAGCTGGGAGGCCAGTGTCTGGAACGCCGCGGCCACTGCCAGCGTGATCATGGCAAAGAAGATAGCCCGCACGCGCAGCGAAAACAGCCCCACCGCCAGCGACAGCAGCAGCGAGAGCACGAGCGCGCCGCCCAGGCCCACGCCCAGTGCAGTCCAGGTAGGCCCCAGGCGCGTGGTGGCCACGGCAATGCCATACGCACCGATGCCAAAGAACATGGTGTGCGCAAAGCTCACGATGCCGGTATAGCCCAGCAGCAGGTCAAAGCTGGCCACCAGCACCACAAAGATCAGCACCTTGGCCGCCACATTGAGCGCCTTGACGCCCGGGAACAGGAACGGCGCCAGCGCCAGCCCGAGCAGGATGGCCAGCAGGATGGCCGCCAGCACCTTGCTGCGGGGAAAGTCGTTGGAAAGAAGACGGTTCAACATGAGGAATTCCGATCGTCCTGAGCGTGTCGAAGGATCAACGGTTCGCTACTGGATAGACGCCCTGCGGACGCCACAGCAGGATGGCCACCATCAGCGCGATGTTGGAAAACAGCGCCACCTTGGGGGCCAGAAAGCCGGTGTAGTTGGCCATGAGCCCCACCAGCAGCGCGCCGATGAGGGCGCCACCGGTGCTGCCCAGACCGCCGATGATGATGACGATGAAGATCAGCACGTTGACCTGCGCGCCCATCTGCGGCACCACGTTCTGCTGGTACAGCCCCCACATCACGCCACCCAGCCCGGCCAGGGCCGAGCCCACCACGAACACGCCCACGAACAGGCGGCGGATGCGGTAGCCCAGGCTTTCGACCATTTCGCGGTCCTGCACGCCGGCGCGGATCAACAGGCCGACCTTGGTGCGCGAGAGCACCCAGGCCAGCACGGCAAACACCAGCAAGCCCACGGCCACCGCCACCAGGCGGTACTTTTCAATGGCCGCATCGCCCACCAGCAGCGAGCCGCGCATGCCTTCAGGCAGCGGCAGCGGGATCTGCGCGGGGCCCCAGATGACCTTGATGAGTTCCTCGCCAATGATCATGCCGCCCATGGTGATGAGGATCTGCTTGAGGTGCTGGCCGTACACGGGCCGCACGATGAAGCGCTCGAACGCCAGGCCCACGGCACCCGCCACCGCCATGGCCACCAACATGGCGGGCAGCACAGCCAGCAGGTTGCGCCACAGGTCGGCGCTCTGCGTGTAGTCGCCCATGGCGCCCAGCACGCTGGTGGCCACAAACGCCCCCAGGGCAATGAACACGCCGTGGCCAAAGTTCAGCACGTCCATGAGGCCAAACACCAGCGTGAGGCCCGAGGCGATGATGAAGATGATCATGCCCATCGCCAGCCCCGCCACCGTGAGCGTGAGCCAGGTGCTGGGCGAGCCCACGAAGGGCAGCACCAGCAGCGCCAGCGCCGGCACCAGCGCCAGGGGCTTCCAGTCGAAGTCGCGCG encodes the following:
- a CDS encoding branched-chain amino acid ABC transporter permease, producing the protein MLNRLLSNDFPRSKVLAAILLAILLGLALAPFLFPGVKALNVAAKVLIFVVLVASFDLLLGYTGIVSFAHTMFFGIGAYGIAVATTRLGPTWTALGVGLGGALVLSLLLSLAVGLFSLRVRAIFFAMITLAVAAAFQTLASQLSDITGGEDGLTFKVPGVLSASFEPFDDPFLGVTIDGRLICYYLLFITAVALVLALLRIVNSPFGRVLQAIRENEFRAEAIGYRVVVYRTTSSVLSALFATVAGAMLALWLRYNGPDTSLSFEIMMDCLLIVVIGGMGTIYGSAIGAVLFLVAQSYLQDLLRMGSEAASSMPWLSALLSPDRWLLWLGVLFVLSVYYFPTGVVGRLRAAASQQHTRAAR
- a CDS encoding branched-chain amino acid ABC transporter permease is translated as MTSAARDFDWKPLALVPALALLVLPFVGSPSTWLTLTVAGLAMGMIIFIIASGLTLVFGLMDVLNFGHGVFIALGAFVATSVLGAMGDYTQSADLWRNLLAVLPAMLVAMAVAGAVGLAFERFIVRPVYGQHLKQILITMGGMIIGEELIKVIWGPAQIPLPLPEGMRGSLLVGDAAIEKYRLVAVAVGLLVFAVLAWVLSRTKVGLLIRAGVQDREMVESLGYRIRRLFVGVFVVGSALAGLGGVMWGLYQQNVVPQMGAQVNVLIFIVIIIGGLGSTGGALIGALLVGLMANYTGFLAPKVALFSNIALMVAILLWRPQGVYPVANR